One Sediminibacillus dalangtanensis genomic region harbors:
- a CDS encoding response regulator transcription factor, with the protein MKNQEKILIVEDEVEIARVMMDHLRQHGYAPTWASTGSEGWEEFKNDWFDLILVDLMLPGMDGFQLSRKIRLESDVPLLIVSAKQEQEHKIQGLDLGADDYLTKPFSLGELSARVNSHLRRYRRFLNKAEQADKQMYPGGLEIDFTNKVVKLNKILVPLSIKEKELLLLLAKNPFKTFSKAELYLHIWGQQELQGNNTVTVHIKSLRTKLKDQTRSAKYIETVWGVGYRFIGESVV; encoded by the coding sequence ATGAAGAACCAAGAAAAAATATTGATTGTAGAGGATGAAGTAGAGATTGCCAGGGTCATGATGGATCATTTACGGCAACACGGCTACGCTCCAACATGGGCCTCTACCGGCAGCGAGGGATGGGAGGAATTTAAAAATGACTGGTTTGATTTAATCCTTGTCGATTTGATGCTTCCGGGAATGGATGGTTTTCAATTAAGTAGAAAAATCCGCTTGGAAAGCGATGTTCCACTTCTTATTGTCAGTGCGAAGCAAGAACAGGAGCATAAAATACAAGGACTGGATTTAGGAGCGGATGATTATTTAACCAAGCCATTCAGTCTTGGTGAGTTGAGCGCCCGGGTTAATTCTCACCTTCGGCGGTATCGCAGATTTTTGAATAAAGCCGAACAGGCGGACAAACAAATGTATCCTGGTGGTTTGGAAATAGATTTTACCAATAAGGTGGTCAAGTTGAATAAGATTTTGGTACCTTTATCGATTAAGGAAAAGGAATTATTATTGTTACTTGCGAAAAATCCTTTTAAAACTTTTTCTAAAGCAGAGTTGTATCTTCACATATGGGGACAGCAAGAGCTGCAAGGAAACAATACGGTAACGGTCCATATCAAAAGTCTGCGTACGAAATTAAAAGATCAAACGAGGTCGGCGAAATACATTGAAACTGTTTGGGGAGTCGGCTACCGCTTCATTGGGGAGTCCGTTGTATGA
- a CDS encoding HAMP domain-containing sensor histidine kinase: MKLKNWLALSYLVVLLLPLAAVYVLYISISRFDSSQDIKESLEARQQMEELETILQDERLYHIQPQENYREIAKAATGSLRITLYRPDGITLYSSWDDAYAGRFLQVDTSQLYSGLNDLTKNPRTYALKQTVFHDRELAGIYEVTLSRDVWIEGVNNRTILVGGTLILFSALIYGTVIWLLHRKLNRPLGQLREKMTAFAKGEPISENMKHSQDEIGDLIAHFYRMKSQIEKTRQELLKQQQEKQYIVAALSHDLKTPLTVIQAYSESLWGGRPLSVQERQEYAGILFNKLAYMKQLLHDLSLFTALQSDVKESEQVEVDGDEFFDMLLNGYEEPCSQKEIQLHVEACVADTYYLNPGQIMRVVDNLMANSIRHTPPGKSLWLATVSSDCRIPQWVFQPFRRELDTFRTGGTLLLIQNQGKAIPKDLQERIFLPFVQVENARASGSSGLGLSIAKKVMEQHGGKIGLWSEQGFGTLIACWLREGEI, translated from the coding sequence ATGAAATTAAAAAACTGGCTTGCTTTAAGTTACTTGGTCGTTCTACTCCTGCCTTTGGCAGCCGTCTATGTACTCTACATAAGCATCAGTCGTTTTGATAGTAGCCAAGATATCAAGGAATCCCTAGAAGCTAGACAGCAAATGGAAGAATTGGAGACTATTCTGCAGGATGAAAGACTATATCATATTCAGCCTCAGGAAAACTATCGGGAAATAGCAAAAGCAGCTACTGGCTCACTTCGTATAACCCTTTACCGTCCTGACGGTATCACTCTCTATTCTTCATGGGATGATGCCTATGCAGGCAGGTTTTTACAGGTAGACACGTCCCAACTTTACAGCGGTTTGAACGACTTGACGAAAAACCCCCGTACATACGCTTTGAAACAAACAGTCTTTCATGATAGGGAGCTGGCAGGCATTTACGAAGTCACCCTTTCCAGAGATGTATGGATAGAAGGGGTGAATAACCGAACTATACTAGTGGGTGGCACCTTGATCCTGTTTAGTGCACTCATTTATGGAACGGTTATCTGGCTTCTTCATCGCAAGTTAAACCGGCCGCTTGGGCAGTTGCGTGAGAAAATGACGGCATTTGCCAAAGGGGAACCAATATCCGAAAATATGAAACATTCTCAGGATGAGATCGGTGATTTGATTGCACATTTTTATCGGATGAAAAGTCAAATCGAAAAAACAAGACAGGAACTTCTTAAGCAACAGCAAGAAAAACAATATATAGTTGCTGCTCTGTCTCATGATTTAAAAACACCCTTGACCGTTATACAAGCATACTCGGAGAGTTTATGGGGAGGACGCCCGCTTTCCGTTCAAGAAAGACAGGAGTATGCAGGCATTTTATTCAATAAACTAGCGTATATGAAGCAGCTGCTTCATGACTTATCCTTGTTCACTGCTCTGCAATCTGATGTGAAAGAGTCGGAACAGGTAGAAGTAGATGGAGATGAATTTTTTGACATGCTGCTGAACGGTTATGAAGAACCCTGCTCCCAGAAGGAAATCCAACTCCATGTGGAAGCATGTGTAGCAGATACTTACTATTTAAATCCAGGGCAGATTATGCGGGTAGTGGATAACTTGATGGCTAACAGTATTCGTCACACACCCCCAGGGAAAAGCCTGTGGTTGGCGACTGTGTCCAGTGACTGTAGGATACCGCAGTGGGTATTTCAACCATTTCGAAGGGAATTGGATACTTTTCGGACTGGAGGAACCTTGCTTTTGATTCAAAACCAAGGCAAAGCAATACCAAAGGATCTCCAAGAACGAATTTTTTTACCCTTTGTACAGGTTGAAAATGCCAGAGCGAGCGGCAGTTCAGGGCTTGGGCTCAGTATAGCTAAGAAAGTAATGGAACAACACGGTGGAAAAATCGGTTTATGGTCTGAACAAGGCTTTGGAACATTAATTGCATGCTGGTTGAGGGAAGGAGAAATATAG